Proteins encoded in a region of the Vicia villosa cultivar HV-30 ecotype Madison, WI linkage group LG5, Vvil1.0, whole genome shotgun sequence genome:
- the LOC131604263 gene encoding uncharacterized protein LOC131604263, whose amino-acid sequence MSTQKFESGNSKLRKKKRIDALIEALKGALDKFIKTNKKSKFENLGDCSSNELINHVETNNIDIDNQNENIDNFVEEVNNIDNDENDNSNLLTEELHSVDATKNIYDPSQWINISTSLRDLLVEKGPIKVTDIDFPKDESTRHFSSSFYIQKLSNGENRERRWLIYSQDLNKVFCFCCKLFNTLSSTSKLASDGICDWKNMGNTLRSHEMSKEHIVNMNSWIDLEMRLLKNKTIDTHVQDQINRDREHWRNVLLRIIAVVKTLGKNNLAFRGTNEKIYQEHNGNFLSLIEMIAEFDPIMQEHIRRIKNNEIHNHYLGHRIQNELINISSTSIQIVEHFVEFLIVNDTTGKGIFDAIVNEINTIGIDISNLRGQGYDNGSNMKGKHQGVQKRFLDINPRSFYTPRVVVIV is encoded by the exons ATGTCGACTCAAAAATTtgaatctggaaattcaaaattaagaaaaaagaaaagaattgatGCTTTAATTGAAGCATTAAAAGGAGCTTTAGATAAAtttatcaaaacaaacaaaaaaagtaaATTTGAAAACTTAGGTGATTGTTCATCAAATGAACTAATTAATCATGTAGAAACTAACAATATAGACATAGACAACCAAAATGAAAATATAGATAATTTTGTAGAAGAAGTTAACAATATAGACAATGATGAAAATGACAATAGTAATTTATTAACAGAAGAGCTTCATAGTGTTGACGCCACTAAAAATATATATGATCCAAGTCAATGGATAAATATTAGTACAAGTTTGAGAGATTTATTAGTAGAAAAAGGTCCGATTAAAGTTACCGATATTGATTTTCCTAAGGATGAATCCACAAGACACTTTTCTTCCTCATTTTATATTCAAAAGTTGTCTAATGGAGAAAACCGTGAAAGAAGATGGCTAATATATTCTCAAGATTTGAATAaagtattttgtttttgttgtaaattATTTAATACTCTTTCTAGTACAAGCAAATTAGCAAGTGATGGTATTTGCGATTGGAAAAACATGGGTAATAcgttgaggagtcatgagatgaGTAAGGAACACATTGTAAATATGAATTCATGGATTGATTTAGAAATGAGattgttaaaaaataaaacaattgacacACATGTTCAAGATCAAATAAATAGAGATAGAGAACATTGGAGAAATGTATTGTTAAGAATAATTGCGGTTGTTAAAACTCTTGGAAAAAATAACTTAGCATTTCGCGGAACAAATGAAAAGATTTACCAAGAACATAATGGAAATTTTTTAAGTCTAATTGAAATGATTGCTGAATTTGATCCTATAATGCAAGAACACATTCGCCGAATTAAAAATAATGAAATCCACAATCATTACCTTGGACATAGGATACAAAATGAGTTAATAA ATATTTCTTCTACTTCAATACAAATAGTTGAACATTTTGTGGAATTTTTAATAGTAAATGATACAACTGGAAAAGGTATTTTTGATGCAATTGTGAATGAAATAAATACTATTGGAATTGATATTAGTAACTTAAGAGGGCAAGGTTATGATAATGGGTCTAATATGAAGGGAAAACATCAAGGTGTGCAAAAAAGATTTTTAGACATTAATCCTAGATCATTTTATACTCCGCGTGTGGTTGTCATAGTTTAA